One region of Erythrolamprus reginae isolate rEryReg1 chromosome 8, rEryReg1.hap1, whole genome shotgun sequence genomic DNA includes:
- the ALAD gene encoding delta-aminolevulinic acid dehydratase, whose amino-acid sequence MQAQPPLHSGYFHTVLRSWQATAAALTARHLVYPVFVSDSPDAVEPIASLPGQARHGVNKLEELLGPLVADGLACLLIFGVPSQAMKDERGSAADAKDTPVIQAIHTIRSLFPELLIACDVCLCPYTSHGHCGLLRPDGSLQNEASCRRLAEVALAYAKAGCHIVAPSDMMDGRIHAIKEALVANDLGNKVSVLSYSAKFASCFYGPFRDAALSKPAFGDRRCYQLPPGSRGLALRAVDRDVQEGADMLMVKPGMPYLDLVREVKDRHPSHPLAVYHVSGEFAMLWHGAQAGAFDLKAAVLEAMAGFRRAGADVIITYYAPQLLRWLKEGQA is encoded by the exons ATGCAGGCTCAGCCGCCCCTGCACAGCGGCTACTTCCACACGGTGCTCCGCTCGTGGCAGGCGACGGCCGCCGCTCTCACCGCCCGCCACCTCGTCTACCCGGTCTTCGTCTC GGACAGCCCGGATGCCGTAGAGCCCATCGCCAGCCTGCCCGGCCAAGCTCG gcaTGGAGTTAACAAGCTGGAGGAGCTGCTGGGCCCCCTGGTGGCGGATGGGCTGGCCTGCCTGCTGATCTTTGGAGTCCCAAGCCAGGCCATGAAG GATGAACGTGGCTCTGCAGCCGATGCCAAAGACACACCTGTCATCCAGGCCATACACACGATCCGCTCTTTGTTCCCCGAGCTGCTGATTGCGTGTGATGTCTGCTTGTGCCCTTACACCTCGCATGGGCACTGCG GCCTCCTTCGGCCGGATGGCTCCCTTCAGAACGAGGCCAGCTGCCGGAGACTGGCAGAGGTGGCCCTGGCCTATGCCAAGGCAG GTTGCCACATTGTGGCCCCCTCGGATATGATGGACGGGCGCATCCATGCGATCAAGGAGGCCTTGGTTGCCAATGACCTGGGCAATAAG GTGTCAGTCCTGAGCTACAGTGCCAAATTTGCTTCCTGCTTCTATGGCCCTTTCAG AGACGCGGCCTTATCCAAGCCCGCCTTTGGGGACCGGCGGTGTTACCAGCTCCCTCCAGGATCTCGAGGGTTGGCTCTGCGGGCAGTG GACCGGGATGTACAGGAGGGGGCAGACATGCTGATGGTGAAGCCTGGGATGCCCTACCTAGACCTCGTGCGGGAAGTGAAGGACAGA CATCCCAGCCACCCGCTGGCTGTCTACCACGTCTCGGGAGAGTTTGCCATGCTGTGGCACGGGGCGCAGGCCGGGGCCTTTGACCTGAAGGCAGCAGTCCTGGAGGCCATGGCCGGGTTCAGGCGAGCAG GAGCCGATGTCATCATCACCTACTATGCGCCTCAGCTGCTGCGGTGGCTGAAAGAAGGGCAGGCGTGA